The genomic interval AAGTTTTATTTTCTATTTTAATGGATAATGGTGGTTTAGTATAATAAGATGTCAGGCTGAAAGAGTATTATTTTAATTATAATGTAATATAGTGTTATTTAATTTAAAATTGGTATAAAAACGACACTCTTTTATTTTGAAAATTGCAATGGCCTTCTAATTTCTATAAGTTCCTATTTTAATCATTAAATTTTATGAATAATAGGATCCCTTCAATTTTTATAAGTAGTATTTAGTTAATTTGGTCATTGTCTCCACCATTAAGAAATGGGGGATGAAGGTTTTTGTAATAATTTGAAAATCTCAAATAAAATCAAGTTATTGTATGAAATCGTAAGGACAGTAAACAGTTGGTGTGATCGCAAATAACCGATATTTTACAGGTAGTAAAATTTCTACAAGACAATAACTCAATCTGATTTTCGGATATTAGTTTTTATCAGGCAGCTTGATTAAATTGCGAATTATTATATACTTGAACAATGTCCAATTTTGAAGTGTTTTTCGATTACATTCAGGAAATATCAGGTAAACTGCTTTCAGAAGATGATAAGCAGTTGTTGATGGCACATTTCAAACCCAAAAAACTTAGAAAACGACAATACTTTTTACAGGAAGGTGACGTGTGCAAATATATTGGGTTTATTGTAAAAGGATCCGCCAGGACTTTTACGGTAGATGAAAAGGGGCATGAAAATGTATTGAAATTGTCTGTGGAAAATTGGTGGCTGGCTGATTTTGAAAGCTTTTACCTGTTGACGCCAAGTCGTTTTAATATTGAGGCGCTGGAGAATCTGGAGGTTCTTCAATCAACCAATGCTCAAATTGAGGAGTTTCTTAAGCATATCCCTGCCTTTTCAGCGATGCAGAACATAATCAGTCAAAATTATACCATTGCAACCCAGAAAAGGATACAGGCCGCTTTTAGCTATACAGCTGAAGAGCGTTACGAGGATCTGATTAGCAATTATCCGCATTTTTTAAAACGGTTCCCGCAAAACATGATCGCTTCTTATCTGGGTTTATCCCCGGAAACTTTGAGCAGGATAAGGAAAAACTCTTTTAAATAGATCCTTTATGAAAGGATGAAATTCGGTATCCAAATAAAAAGTGCCATGTTATTTTTACCCCAGACAGTAGCCTGCCATAACATCCCTGAAAACAACACGCTTTAATATAGCTTTTCCAAAAAAACGGCCAAATTTCAATTGCTGCTTCAGAAACCCATCGATGTAAATTCTGAATGCAAAAAAATTGCTCAACAAAGCATAATAGGCCGCAGTGATCTTTCTGGATTTTTGCTTCCTGCGTTTTTATGGCTATCATAAATTGTTCTTTTGCAGTTAGTTATCCGATTAACTTGATTTAGGTCAGGACAATGAGTTGATCTAAATCAAACATACTTAATGATTCATGTCAATAAACAGCCCGTTACAGGGCTGCATCTTTGGATATACTTCAGAACGGAAATACATCTGAAGAATATGATAAATTAACATATAGAAATCATGAGTAAATTAGAAAACAAAGTAGCAGTAGTTACCGGTGCAGCAAAA from Pedobacter sp. WC2423 carries:
- a CDS encoding Crp/Fnr family transcriptional regulator, with the translated sequence MSNFEVFFDYIQEISGKLLSEDDKQLLMAHFKPKKLRKRQYFLQEGDVCKYIGFIVKGSARTFTVDEKGHENVLKLSVENWWLADFESFYLLTPSRFNIEALENLEVLQSTNAQIEEFLKHIPAFSAMQNIISQNYTIATQKRIQAAFSYTAEERYEDLISNYPHFLKRFPQNMIASYLGLSPETLSRIRKNSFK